From Haloterrigena salifodinae, the proteins below share one genomic window:
- the xacF gene encoding 2,5-dioxovalerate dehydrogenase: MPTAHRNYVDGEWVESRSGETFEVLNPANTTEVVGEFQSSTTEDAEAAVEAAVAAQDEWASTPGPARGAILKETAQILEDQKEDLTETLTQEEGKTLSEAGGEVQRAIDIFYYYAQKASDLGGTVKSPSGEDKNLYTKKEPLGTAALITPWNYPIAIPAWKLAPALAAGNTTVLKPASAAPTVSWKLLEALDEAGLPDGVANYVTGSGSEVGGVLTDHEGVDAVSFTGSTQVGTAVAQAAADDLKRVQCEMGGKNPTVVMPSADVDEAVDIVGAGAFGTTGQSCTAASRAIVHEDIYDEFVAAIADYAETIEVGPGTDDPDMGPHVTESELEGSLEYIDVAEGEGAELVAGGERLTEGEYADGYYVEPTVFADVDNDMRIAQEEVFGPVLAVLKVSSFEEGLELANDVDYGLSASIVTDDLTEANQFAENVEAGVAKVNEKTTGLELHVPFGGYKESSTDTYREQGDAGLDFFTSTKTVYMNY; this comes from the coding sequence ATGCCGACAGCGCATCGTAACTACGTCGATGGTGAGTGGGTCGAATCGCGTTCCGGAGAGACGTTCGAGGTACTGAACCCCGCGAACACGACCGAGGTCGTCGGCGAGTTCCAGTCGTCGACCACCGAGGACGCTGAGGCGGCCGTCGAGGCCGCGGTCGCCGCCCAGGACGAGTGGGCGTCGACACCCGGTCCGGCCCGTGGCGCGATCCTCAAGGAAACCGCCCAGATCCTCGAGGACCAGAAGGAGGACCTGACCGAGACGCTGACCCAGGAGGAGGGGAAGACGCTCAGCGAAGCCGGCGGCGAGGTCCAGCGTGCGATCGACATCTTCTACTACTACGCACAGAAGGCCAGCGACCTCGGCGGCACCGTCAAGTCCCCCAGCGGCGAGGACAAGAACCTCTACACGAAGAAAGAGCCGCTGGGAACTGCCGCGCTGATCACGCCGTGGAACTACCCCATCGCGATCCCGGCCTGGAAGCTCGCACCGGCGCTGGCCGCGGGCAACACGACCGTTCTCAAACCCGCCTCGGCGGCGCCGACCGTCTCCTGGAAACTGCTCGAGGCGCTCGACGAAGCGGGACTGCCCGACGGCGTCGCAAACTACGTCACCGGCTCCGGCAGCGAAGTCGGCGGCGTGCTGACTGACCACGAGGGCGTCGACGCGGTCTCGTTCACCGGGAGCACGCAAGTCGGGACCGCCGTCGCTCAGGCCGCTGCGGACGACCTCAAACGCGTCCAGTGTGAGATGGGCGGGAAGAACCCGACGGTCGTCATGCCCAGCGCCGATGTCGACGAGGCCGTCGACATCGTCGGTGCCGGCGCGTTCGGGACGACTGGTCAGTCCTGTACTGCGGCCTCCCGCGCGATTGTTCACGAGGACATCTACGACGAGTTCGTCGCCGCCATCGCCGACTACGCCGAGACCATCGAGGTCGGGCCGGGAACGGACGATCCGGACATGGGCCCCCACGTGACCGAGAGCGAACTCGAGGGGAGCCTCGAGTACATCGACGTCGCCGAAGGCGAGGGAGCGGAACTGGTCGCCGGCGGCGAGCGGCTCACCGAGGGCGAGTACGCCGACGGCTACTACGTCGAGCCGACGGTCTTCGCCGACGTGGACAACGACATGCGCATCGCCCAGGAGGAGGTCTTCGGGCCGGTGCTGGCCGTGTTGAAGGTCAGCAGCTTCGAGGAAGGCCTTGAGCTCGCCAACGACGTCGACTACGGGCTCTCGGCGAGCATCGTCACGGACGACCTCACCGAGGCCAACCAGTTCGCCGAGAACGTCGAAGCGGGCGTCGCGAAGGTCAACGAGAAGACCACCGGTCTCGAGCTCCACGTGCCCTTCGGCGGCTACAAGGAGTCCTCGACGGACACCTACCGCGAACAGGGCGACGCCGGGCTGGACTTCTTCACGTCGACGAAGACGGTCTACATGAACTACTGA
- a CDS encoding PPC domain-containing DNA-binding protein: MESFESDDGHVIVRLDRGDMALESIERACEDHDVDTGAVVTGIGTFSTLNIHYVDRTDLPDDQSDRNVDLELEGAWEVTDVNGVIADGDPHLHVTAFDGDRTVGGHLEEGCEINVLGEITIRKIDGLSVERRPGERNVSQLTRR; the protein is encoded by the coding sequence ATGGAATCGTTCGAATCCGACGACGGACACGTGATCGTCCGTCTCGATCGCGGCGATATGGCTCTCGAGTCGATCGAGCGGGCCTGCGAGGACCACGACGTCGACACCGGCGCCGTCGTCACCGGCATCGGCACGTTCAGCACGCTGAACATCCACTATGTCGACCGGACGGATCTCCCTGACGACCAGTCCGATCGCAACGTCGACCTCGAACTCGAGGGCGCCTGGGAGGTCACCGACGTCAACGGTGTCATCGCGGACGGCGACCCCCACCTTCACGTGACCGCGTTCGACGGCGACCGGACCGTCGGCGGCCACCTGGAGGAGGGCTGCGAGATCAACGTCCTCGGCGAGATAACGATCCGGAAAATCGACGGGCTCTCCGTGGAGCGACGGCCGGGCGAGCGAAACGTGTCGCAGCTCACCCGGCGCTGA
- a CDS encoding Gfo/Idh/MocA family protein, producing MDTETVRYGIVGATGYGSNHADAIDAVDGAEVVAGTARSEESIAPFEATYGATGYTDYEDLLEREALDAISICTPSGTHAEIAVAAAEAGVHVLSEKPLDVYLERVDRMIEAADRNDVRLGGIFQRRFAPERWTARQWVEEGRFGDLLLADTAVKWHRPQRYYDDHWHGQRDLDGGVLMQQAIHFVDLLQWLTGGVERVTAETAMLAHEMECEDVAVVSLRFENGARGTIEATTGVRGGRERVELNGTEGSYNSGTFVLEDEEVEPDLVEPPCGTGLEGQIRDFIAAVREDRDPIVSGRDARDAVEVVLAAYASAELDRPVRVDEVRDLQEHT from the coding sequence ATGGACACGGAGACCGTTAGATACGGAATCGTCGGTGCAACGGGATACGGCAGCAACCACGCGGACGCGATCGACGCCGTCGACGGCGCCGAGGTCGTCGCGGGCACGGCCCGAAGCGAGGAGTCGATCGCGCCGTTCGAGGCGACGTACGGCGCGACCGGCTACACGGACTACGAGGATCTGCTCGAGCGGGAGGCGCTCGACGCGATCAGCATCTGTACGCCCTCCGGAACCCACGCCGAGATCGCGGTCGCCGCCGCCGAGGCCGGGGTTCACGTCCTCTCGGAGAAACCGCTCGACGTCTACCTCGAGCGCGTCGACCGGATGATCGAGGCCGCCGACCGCAACGACGTTCGACTCGGCGGGATCTTCCAGCGCCGGTTCGCGCCCGAGCGGTGGACCGCCCGGCAGTGGGTCGAAGAGGGACGGTTCGGCGACTTGCTGCTGGCCGACACGGCCGTCAAGTGGCACCGGCCGCAGCGCTACTACGACGATCACTGGCACGGGCAACGCGACCTCGACGGCGGCGTCCTCATGCAACAGGCGATCCACTTCGTCGACCTGCTTCAGTGGCTGACCGGCGGCGTCGAGCGCGTGACCGCCGAGACGGCGATGCTGGCCCACGAGATGGAGTGTGAGGACGTCGCGGTCGTTAGCCTCCGCTTCGAGAACGGCGCCCGCGGTACGATCGAGGCCACGACCGGCGTCCGCGGCGGGCGCGAGCGGGTCGAACTGAACGGTACCGAGGGCTCGTACAACTCGGGGACGTTCGTTCTCGAGGACGAGGAAGTCGAGCCCGACCTCGTCGAGCCGCCCTGCGGGACGGGACTCGAGGGACAGATTCGGGACTTCATCGCGGCGGTCCGCGAGGACCGCGACCCGATCGTCAGCGGTCGGGACGCCCGCGACGCCGTCGAAGTCGTCCTCGCCGCCTACGCCTCGGCGGAGCTCGATCGGCCCGTACGCGTCGACGAGGTGCGCGACCTGCAGGAGCACACCTGA
- a CDS encoding lactonase family protein has translation MDPRSARPFRSTVTRDGPYQTFICSAGSDGDGIVTVAVAPDGTPTERACTSAPDPMFLALRPDGETLYAVERVDGGRVSAYRIDAETGGLERLNDRSSEGAGPCYVSVDALGQYAFVANYQGGTVAAYPLADDGRLGEVADVVAHEGSGPDPERQVTPHPHAIASGPEHRFRYAPDLGTDRIEIYRADESGALRPAEAGPTTVRAGAGPRHIAFHPTEPYCYVVDELESTVTAYERDAETGGLAAIDRTSTLPSAFDGTNEPADVHVHPSGRWVYVSNRGHDSVAVFAVDAATGRLEPLAREPTRGETPRDIALAPDGALLLASNQHGDAVASFAIDETGRLEPLAEFDVPKPVCATFLESA, from the coding sequence GTGGACCCAAGGTCCGCCCGCCCGTTTCGTTCGACCGTGACTCGAGACGGTCCGTATCAGACGTTCATTTGTTCGGCCGGAAGCGACGGCGACGGTATCGTCACCGTGGCGGTGGCGCCCGACGGAACGCCGACCGAACGGGCGTGCACGTCCGCGCCGGATCCGATGTTTCTGGCGCTCCGTCCCGACGGGGAGACCCTGTACGCCGTCGAGCGCGTCGACGGCGGGCGCGTGTCGGCCTATCGAATCGACGCCGAGACCGGCGGACTCGAGCGGCTCAACGATCGCTCGAGCGAGGGCGCCGGTCCCTGTTACGTCAGCGTCGACGCTCTCGGCCAGTACGCGTTCGTCGCGAACTACCAGGGCGGGACCGTGGCGGCGTATCCGCTCGCGGACGACGGTCGGCTCGGCGAGGTCGCCGACGTCGTCGCCCACGAAGGCTCCGGTCCCGACCCGGAGCGTCAGGTGACTCCGCACCCGCACGCGATCGCTTCCGGGCCGGAGCATCGGTTCCGGTACGCGCCGGACCTCGGGACCGATCGCATCGAGATCTATCGCGCCGACGAGTCAGGGGCGCTCCGGCCGGCCGAGGCCGGACCGACGACCGTCCGTGCGGGCGCAGGACCGCGTCATATCGCCTTCCATCCGACCGAGCCGTATTGTTACGTCGTCGACGAACTCGAGTCGACGGTGACCGCGTACGAGCGCGACGCCGAGACAGGCGGGCTCGCGGCGATCGATCGGACAAGCACCCTGCCGTCCGCGTTCGACGGGACCAATGAGCCAGCCGACGTTCACGTCCATCCGTCCGGTCGGTGGGTGTACGTCTCCAACCGGGGTCACGACAGCGTCGCCGTCTTCGCGGTCGACGCGGCGACCGGCCGTCTCGAGCCACTCGCCCGCGAACCGACACGCGGGGAGACGCCCCGCGACATCGCGCTCGCTCCCGACGGCGCGTTGCTCCTCGCGAGCAACCAGCACGGCGACGCGGTCGCGAGCTTCGCGATCGACGAGACTGGGCGCCTCGAGCCGCTCGCGGAATTCGACGTGCCGAAACCGGTCTGTGCGACGTTCCTTGAGTCAGCGTAA
- a CDS encoding methyl-accepting chemotaxis protein, whose amino-acid sequence MSSDRSIGGRIARTIMPSVVRRRFAYKLGVLLFVVVVVLALVGGVGYVRANNSVEDNADQQMESVASIQSDGTGDWIQEMKRQTSALATDDALKANDSEAVEGQLISRSNNMPQSVREVHVIDREQGTLVASHSKGSSGKTLDEIDEPWANASQYRDISDSVYQVDMSEPSYEAVDGRAVYFSTPVMGDEDRVVVLVGGIKEQVLGLHQPFDEQQTTIVSADDASVIAGAEDAPLPAEVRNGEAQPGIESVETLESDSHVHAVTSIVGTDWLLVTTVPKSVAFQTANIVGQSMLGVVGVGLIALFGITIVIGRQTSGPLTRLRDKARTMEQGQLDVDLETSRIDEIGQLYDGFGSMRDALRDQIREAETARETAETAKQEAQRTNEQLERKADEYSRVMRECARGDLTQRMDPDTDNDAMESIAREFNEMIGAIEETTAHVKQFAGEVAAASEEVTASSEEVRNASEQVTESVQRISDGAERQHEHVQEATSELNTLSSTTEEIASSSDAVADIAERTATAGDRGREAANQAAEEMTVVADDTDDVVEQFERLEREIEQIDELTEFIDEIAEQTNMLALNANIEASRTHSDGGDGFGAVAKEVKQLSQETREATDEIEQQLASLQSAADDAATVVGRTSEQVTRSVDTVEEAVEALAEIATYAERTNEGIQEISTATDDQAVAVSETASMVDDVAMISEQTSQETESVAASAEEQTSALTQVSHNASRLAEQAGQLSNTLDRFDTAVDAEPDGVVADELQNIDADIGTDTGIETNTAVDDEATDDREDSADNVFEYVSDDETDETAADAGADRDGQSNPAPDE is encoded by the coding sequence GTGAGTAGCGACCGGTCGATCGGGGGACGGATCGCTCGGACGATCATGCCGTCGGTCGTTCGACGGCGGTTCGCGTACAAACTGGGCGTGTTGCTGTTCGTCGTCGTCGTCGTGCTCGCGCTCGTCGGCGGCGTCGGTTACGTCCGCGCGAACAACTCCGTCGAGGATAACGCGGACCAACAGATGGAGTCGGTGGCGTCGATCCAGAGCGACGGGACCGGCGACTGGATCCAAGAGATGAAACGTCAGACGAGCGCGTTAGCCACCGACGACGCGCTCAAAGCCAACGACTCCGAAGCCGTCGAAGGGCAGCTGATTTCCAGATCGAATAACATGCCCCAATCGGTCAGGGAAGTCCACGTGATCGACCGCGAGCAGGGGACGCTCGTCGCCTCCCATTCGAAGGGCTCGAGCGGGAAAACGCTCGACGAGATCGACGAACCGTGGGCGAACGCCTCGCAGTATCGGGACATCAGCGATTCGGTGTACCAGGTGGACATGAGCGAACCCTCGTACGAGGCCGTCGACGGTCGCGCCGTTTACTTCTCCACGCCGGTGATGGGCGACGAGGACAGGGTTGTCGTCCTCGTCGGCGGGATCAAAGAGCAGGTGCTGGGACTCCACCAGCCGTTCGACGAACAACAGACGACGATCGTCAGCGCCGACGATGCCTCGGTGATCGCCGGGGCCGAGGACGCGCCGCTCCCGGCCGAGGTACGCAACGGCGAGGCCCAGCCGGGCATCGAGTCGGTCGAAACGCTCGAGAGCGACTCGCACGTCCACGCGGTCACGTCGATTGTCGGCACCGACTGGCTGCTGGTCACGACGGTCCCGAAATCGGTCGCATTCCAGACCGCAAATATCGTCGGTCAGTCCATGCTCGGTGTCGTCGGCGTCGGGCTGATCGCACTATTCGGAATCACCATTGTCATCGGGCGCCAGACGTCGGGACCACTCACGCGACTGCGAGACAAGGCCCGGACGATGGAGCAGGGACAGCTCGACGTGGATCTGGAGACGTCCCGGATCGACGAGATCGGACAGCTCTACGACGGGTTCGGCTCGATGCGCGACGCGTTGCGCGACCAGATCCGCGAGGCCGAAACGGCCCGGGAGACGGCCGAAACGGCGAAACAGGAGGCCCAGCGCACTAACGAGCAACTGGAACGCAAAGCCGACGAGTACAGTCGGGTCATGCGCGAGTGCGCCCGGGGCGATCTCACGCAGCGGATGGATCCCGACACCGACAACGACGCGATGGAGTCGATCGCCCGGGAGTTCAACGAGATGATCGGCGCCATCGAGGAGACGACCGCACACGTCAAGCAGTTCGCCGGGGAGGTCGCGGCCGCCAGCGAGGAGGTGACCGCCAGCTCCGAAGAAGTCAGGAACGCGAGCGAGCAGGTGACGGAGTCCGTCCAGCGCATCTCCGACGGCGCGGAGCGCCAGCACGAACACGTCCAGGAGGCGACGAGCGAACTGAACACGCTCTCCTCGACGACCGAGGAGATCGCGTCCTCCTCCGACGCCGTGGCGGACATCGCCGAACGGACCGCGACGGCTGGGGACCGCGGTCGAGAGGCGGCCAACCAGGCCGCCGAAGAGATGACCGTCGTCGCCGATGACACCGACGACGTCGTCGAGCAGTTCGAACGCCTCGAGCGGGAGATCGAACAGATCGACGAGCTGACCGAGTTCATCGACGAGATCGCCGAGCAGACTAACATGCTCGCGCTCAACGCCAACATCGAGGCCTCCAGAACCCACAGCGACGGCGGCGACGGGTTCGGCGCCGTCGCCAAGGAGGTCAAGCAGCTCTCCCAGGAGACTCGAGAGGCGACCGACGAGATCGAACAGCAGTTGGCCAGCCTGCAGTCGGCGGCCGACGACGCCGCGACGGTCGTCGGGCGAACGAGCGAGCAGGTCACGAGGAGCGTCGACACCGTTGAAGAGGCCGTCGAGGCCTTAGCGGAGATCGCCACCTACGCCGAGCGGACCAACGAGGGCATCCAGGAGATCAGCACGGCCACCGACGATCAGGCCGTCGCGGTCAGCGAGACGGCCAGCATGGTCGACGACGTCGCGATGATCAGCGAGCAGACGTCTCAGGAGACGGAATCGGTCGCCGCCTCCGCCGAGGAACAGACGTCGGCGCTGACCCAGGTGTCACACAACGCCAGCCGACTGGCCGAACAGGCCGGACAGCTGAGCAACACCCTCGACCGATTCGACACGGCGGTCGACGCCGAGCCCGACGGGGTCGTCGCCGACGAACTGCAGAACATCGACGCCGACATCGGCACTGACACCGGTATCGAAACCAACACCGCTGTCGACGACGAGGCGACCGACGACCGCGAGGACTCCGCGGACAACGTGTTCGAATACGTCTCCGACGACGAGACCGACGAGACGGCCGCGGACGCCGGCGCCGACCGAGACGGGCAGTCGAATCCCGCACCCGACGAGTAG
- a CDS encoding Gfo/Idh/MocA family protein, giving the protein MRDYDMVDSSAADLRVGLVGLGSLGVRLGRQFEAVPDAELAAIADVSEANLADAGSELEVASSNQYLDYETMLDEADLDAAAIATPNGLHYDQTVAALERDLHVLCEKPLATNLEDARDLYRRDRKTDRVMMLGYQRHLNPAFINARQRWAEGDAEPTFITGEITHDWRSYYENMDDWRMDPELSGGGHLLNVGSHVIDAILWVTGLTPTHVNANVEFHDDEQLFDKQSSITIEFDNGAIANFSDTGIVACTREHIHIWDDDGAVYLEGREWDERTGYTIDAEGTEHDRHLDYHGRETKAEAFAESVLEGTEPPISVRDAFRTLVVTMAAYESGRADERIDLAERYSFVGDGLLD; this is encoded by the coding sequence ATGCGTGACTACGACATGGTCGATTCATCAGCAGCAGATCTCCGCGTCGGACTCGTCGGGCTTGGGAGCCTCGGCGTCCGACTCGGACGACAGTTCGAGGCCGTGCCCGACGCCGAACTGGCCGCGATCGCCGACGTCAGCGAGGCGAACCTGGCCGACGCGGGCAGCGAACTCGAGGTCGCGTCTTCGAACCAGTATCTCGACTACGAGACGATGCTCGACGAGGCCGATCTCGACGCGGCGGCGATCGCCACGCCGAACGGCCTCCACTACGATCAGACCGTCGCCGCGCTCGAGCGGGATCTCCACGTGCTCTGCGAGAAGCCGCTGGCGACGAACCTCGAGGACGCCCGCGACCTCTACCGGCGCGATCGGAAGACCGATCGGGTGATGATGCTGGGCTACCAGCGGCATCTGAACCCGGCGTTCATCAACGCCCGCCAGCGGTGGGCGGAGGGCGACGCCGAGCCGACGTTCATCACCGGCGAGATCACCCACGACTGGCGGTCGTACTACGAGAACATGGACGACTGGCGGATGGATCCCGAACTGAGCGGCGGCGGCCACCTGCTGAACGTCGGCTCGCACGTCATCGACGCGATCCTCTGGGTGACCGGCCTCACGCCGACCCACGTCAACGCCAACGTCGAGTTCCACGACGACGAGCAGCTCTTCGACAAGCAGTCCTCGATCACCATCGAGTTCGACAACGGGGCCATCGCCAACTTCTCCGACACCGGAATCGTCGCGTGTACCCGGGAGCACATCCATATCTGGGACGACGACGGCGCCGTCTACCTCGAGGGTCGGGAGTGGGACGAACGCACCGGCTACACGATCGATGCCGAGGGAACCGAACACGACCGCCACCTCGACTACCACGGCCGCGAGACCAAGGCCGAGGCGTTTGCCGAGTCCGTCCTCGAGGGCACCGAGCCGCCGATCTCGGTCCGGGACGCGTTCCGGACGCTGGTCGTGACGATGGCTGCCTACGAGTCCGGTCGCGCGGACGAGCGCATCGATCTCGCGGAGCGGTACTCGTTCGTCGGCGACGGACTGCTCGACTGA
- a CDS encoding glycoside hydrolase family 28 protein has product MAAPDTDGFDIREYGASGGSDEPDTEAIQAALDECAESGGTVYVPSGTYVTGPLRVGDQTTLHLDTGATLQFVGDYVAFPTVESRWEGWDQYGFHPCLLVDDAENVSITGRGTIDGGGEYWWQFYDAPESEIPDGLQERLAEFEEKNEKQDDVSSFTHRPPLFQIYDSENVSVSGVTLENSPFWNTHVVYSENVTITDVNIANPADAPNGDGIDIDSSRYVRISDTYINAGDDAICIKSGKNAEGREVGEPASQITVTNCTVEAGHGGVVIGSEMSGDVRDVTVTNCTFTDTDRGVRIKTARDRGGVVEDLRFDNIVMRRIACPFTINGYYFMPLDSDAEPVDEGTPMVRNVSFTNITARQVETAGFFAGLPEQYFEGISFNDVLIDATRPLDATDLDPAMAYDYEQTHALFCKSIADISFTDVRIRTPGGPAMQFEETEDVTIDGLRVPDDQGAPVVSLTNVGRTRVRGCAPQSESEGPFLEASGPKTHEISLAGNHGSLAAAVEIADDSDATLERS; this is encoded by the coding sequence ATGGCAGCACCTGACACGGACGGATTCGACATCCGCGAGTACGGCGCGAGCGGCGGCTCGGACGAGCCCGACACCGAGGCGATCCAGGCGGCGCTCGACGAGTGCGCCGAGTCCGGCGGGACGGTGTACGTCCCGTCGGGAACGTACGTGACTGGTCCGCTCCGGGTCGGCGACCAGACGACCCTGCATCTGGACACGGGGGCGACGCTCCAGTTCGTCGGCGACTACGTGGCGTTCCCGACGGTCGAGAGCCGCTGGGAGGGGTGGGACCAGTACGGCTTCCACCCGTGTCTGCTCGTCGACGACGCCGAGAACGTCTCGATCACCGGCCGCGGGACGATCGACGGCGGCGGCGAGTACTGGTGGCAGTTCTACGACGCTCCCGAGTCGGAGATTCCCGACGGGCTCCAGGAGCGACTGGCCGAATTCGAGGAGAAAAACGAGAAGCAGGACGACGTCAGCAGCTTCACCCACCGGCCGCCGCTGTTCCAGATCTACGACTCGGAGAACGTCTCCGTTTCGGGCGTAACCCTCGAGAACTCGCCGTTCTGGAACACCCACGTCGTCTACTCTGAGAACGTTACGATCACCGACGTCAACATCGCGAACCCGGCCGACGCGCCTAACGGCGATGGGATCGACATCGACTCTTCGCGGTACGTCCGGATCAGCGACACGTACATCAATGCGGGCGACGACGCGATCTGCATCAAGTCCGGAAAGAACGCCGAGGGCCGGGAGGTCGGCGAACCGGCGTCCCAGATCACCGTCACCAACTGTACGGTCGAGGCCGGTCACGGCGGCGTCGTCATCGGCAGCGAGATGTCCGGCGACGTCCGCGACGTGACGGTCACCAACTGCACGTTCACCGACACGGACCGCGGCGTCCGGATCAAGACCGCGCGCGACCGCGGCGGCGTCGTCGAGGACCTCCGGTTCGACAACATCGTCATGCGGCGGATCGCCTGCCCGTTCACCATCAACGGCTACTACTTCATGCCCCTTGACAGCGATGCCGAACCGGTCGACGAGGGGACGCCGATGGTGCGGAACGTCTCCTTTACCAACATCACCGCCCGCCAGGTCGAGACCGCCGGCTTCTTCGCCGGCCTCCCGGAGCAGTACTTCGAGGGGATCTCGTTCAACGACGTGCTGATCGACGCCACCCGACCGCTCGACGCGACGGACCTCGATCCCGCGATGGCCTACGACTACGAGCAGACCCACGCCCTGTTCTGCAAGTCCATCGCCGACATCTCGTTCACCGACGTTCGGATCCGAACCCCCGGCGGCCCGGCGATGCAGTTCGAGGAGACCGAGGACGTGACGATCGACGGCCTGCGGGTCCCGGACGACCAGGGCGCGCCCGTCGTCTCACTGACGAACGTCGGCCGGACTCGCGTTCGCGGCTGCGCGCCCCAGTCGGAATCAGAGGGACCGTTCCTCGAGGCCAGCGGGCCGAAAACGCACGAAATTTCGCTCGCCGGCAACCACGGATCGCTGGCCGCCGCCGTCGAAATCGCCGACGACAGCGACGCGACGCTCGAGCGCTCCTGA
- a CDS encoding family 4 glycosyl hydrolase has protein sequence MHQLGSRSIEEPPRVKIGYVGGGSQGWAHTLINDLAQCGDVAGSVALYDVDHAAATKNAELGNRVVEREDADGDWTFEAYRELDDALADADFVVCSIQDPPAETFVHDIDIPKEYGIHQPVADTVGPGGILRSMRAIPQYREIAATVREQCPDAWVVNYTNPMTVCTRTLYEEYSDINAIGLCHEVFKFQEQFADIAERYVDDAEDVVREEIHVTVKGINHFTWIDEARWRDTDLFSYLEAELEEHKPLKDFDPGSMSDASYWVNNYNVAFDLYDRFGLLGAAGDRHLVEFVPWYLQLDDPGDLHRWGIRFTPSSARLPDDDGPTQTERYLSGDEAFEFYESGEEAVDIFRALLGLEPIETHLNYPNEGQVAGLPEGAVVETNALLTGDDVSPLVAGSLPREIRSMVMTHVNNQETLVEAGFEGDLDRAFRAFLNDPLVSIERDAAADLFAELVDRERDYLEAWDLEDADVLATSR, from the coding sequence ATGCATCAACTCGGTAGTCGTTCGATCGAAGAGCCCCCTCGCGTGAAGATCGGATACGTCGGGGGCGGCAGCCAAGGGTGGGCCCACACCCTCATCAACGACCTCGCGCAGTGCGGGGACGTCGCCGGATCGGTGGCGCTGTACGACGTCGACCACGCGGCCGCGACGAAGAACGCCGAACTCGGCAACCGGGTCGTCGAGCGCGAAGACGCCGACGGCGACTGGACGTTCGAGGCCTACCGCGAGCTGGACGACGCGCTCGCGGACGCCGATTTCGTCGTCTGTTCGATCCAGGACCCACCCGCGGAGACATTCGTCCACGACATCGACATTCCCAAGGAATACGGCATCCACCAGCCGGTCGCCGACACCGTCGGTCCCGGCGGGATCCTCCGCTCGATGCGGGCGATCCCGCAGTACCGCGAGATCGCGGCGACGGTTCGCGAGCAGTGCCCCGACGCCTGGGTCGTCAACTACACGAACCCGATGACCGTCTGCACGCGGACGCTCTATGAGGAGTATTCCGACATCAACGCGATCGGGCTCTGCCACGAGGTGTTCAAGTTCCAGGAGCAGTTCGCCGACATCGCCGAACGGTACGTCGACGACGCCGAGGACGTCGTCCGCGAGGAGATCCACGTCACCGTCAAGGGGATCAACCACTTCACGTGGATCGACGAGGCCCGATGGCGCGATACCGACCTGTTCAGCTACCTCGAAGCCGAACTCGAGGAGCACAAACCGCTGAAGGACTTCGATCCGGGTTCGATGTCCGACGCGTCCTACTGGGTCAACAACTATAACGTCGCTTTCGACCTCTACGACCGGTTCGGACTGCTCGGCGCGGCCGGTGACCGCCACCTCGTCGAGTTCGTCCCGTGGTACCTCCAGCTTGACGACCCCGGGGACCTCCATCGGTGGGGGATCCGGTTCACGCCGAGTTCGGCTCGTCTCCCCGACGACGACGGGCCGACACAGACCGAGCGGTACCTCTCCGGTGACGAGGCGTTCGAGTTCTACGAATCCGGCGAGGAGGCCGTCGACATCTTCCGCGCCCTGCTGGGACTCGAGCCCATCGAGACCCACCTGAACTATCCCAATGAGGGTCAGGTCGCGGGGCTGCCCGAGGGCGCCGTCGTCGAAACGAACGCGTTGCTCACCGGCGACGACGTCTCGCCGCTGGTCGCCGGCTCGCTCCCCCGCGAGATTCGATCGATGGTGATGACCCACGTGAACAATCAGGAGACCCTCGTCGAAGCCGGATTCGAGGGCGACCTCGATCGGGCGTTCCGGGCGTTCCTCAACGATCCGCTCGTCTCAATCGAACGCGATGCCGCCGCGGACCTCTTCGCCGAACTCGTCGACCGCGAACGCGACTACCTCGAGGCGTGGGACCTCGAGGACGCCGACGTCCTCGCGACGTCGCGCTGA